The sequence below is a genomic window from Ciona intestinalis chromosome 1, KH, whole genome shotgun sequence.
gtgttAGGTGCTAGCATTATTCTCATCCAGTTCCAACCGTGGTGTTGAATGAGGTATAGTGAAATATAGTAGAGGTAACGCAGCACCAATGAACCCAAGCAACATATAAAGGGAAACCTTTTGAtctgtaataaaaaagtacttgttataaaactaaagtgtttttattctattgttAGAATGAAAGATAGTTTACCCGgcgcttcaacccagtggtcactaatgggttgtccaaattatcattatcagccatacataaaattatcagccatacataaaaaatgaaaaaatccccccaaaaaataatcacccacaaagtaacatacatggcaacacgtaagctggcacgaggtgttaaacccgtgtgataacgactgtcgttttccggccacgcgaggataaagtaagttacattcattcattcattcaaagcTACAATACCATGTAAGATGGATTAgatttaaacagttatttaattttatagcACTACCAGAATTTACATTATATGGCATAACCAGTAATTTCattatataaactataaatatagaATACAAAGTGCATATTATAGGGTTTTCCAGATAAAATACAGCCAtgaataaacataatatacattgATTGTCAGCTGGTTGTTTAGATTTCATGTCATCAAATGTTCTTTTTACTATATCAAATCAACAAACATGTGAATATGACACTTGTAACAAATTGTATAGTTTTAGAAAGTTCGATAAAACATGCAATCTACACTAATACGCCATAAGGTTTACTCACCTGATACAAGGTTGAGACTTGAGAAGAAAATCACATTAACGACCATAGTAAACCACATTAGTATATAATTGCTTGTCCCTTCACTAACAGGGAAGGCAGTTTCTGCAGCTATCTCCATTGCTATTGGTTGCACAGCAAATATAAGAGTGCCTAAGATTAGAACACTAGCCCATAAACCacctgaaacaaaaaaaaacattttattttcgaTCAGGACttatgtttgaatgaatgtaacttactttatcctcgcgtggccggaaaacgacagtcgttatcacacgggtttaacacctcatgccagcttacgagttaccttgtatgttactttgtgggtaattattttcttattgCATTTNNNNNNNNNNNNNNNNNNNNNNNNNNNNNNNNNNNNNNNNNNNNNNNNNNtaagtgtcttgcccaaggacacatatgcccacaatggtagcagcaccacgagccttgaacccattatctaatggttacagacaggcgcactaaccactacgccacagTGCCggacatatatttattaataatgaGTAGGTTAGAGTGCTTAGGTTAGTTTTAAGGTATCATGGCTATCATATGTTTTTTGAATGAAAGTCAGCTTTTACTGtgatgttaaaatgtttatacaaactgttatgcctatataaaaaagcagagccaaagtgtATTGCAAATTTATCAATGAGATtcctttgttttctttttgatTTGGGTGTAACTGTATGTTTACAATGTCACCcagattttttaacattttacattaatgTTTGGTTTACAGATTCTGGTGTCAAATCATGCAAATCACACCAACggaattcaaaataaaacaaaccaaccaattGTAAAGCAAAATGGAGAAGTATCAATCCAGCCCATTGTCATTATGACCAAATAAAGAGCAGCAACAAAGGATAATATGATTGTAACAATAAGCATTATCGACATGTATCTCTTCATGCGGTCTGCTAACCTGAGAAAAgggaattatttttaaagaaaaagtatttttttaaacatgaatgcgtctcgcatggcagggtaacaacagtggttttaacacaggtgttttatgttatacaccttgtgccaattacaagttaacaattaagtaactttgtgggttattttcaatgtttttattaatatactagtcagttaaacatataatacaatatactaAGCTtatattcacaaaaacaaaaacaggaaAAACTCTTATCTTACCAGCTATAAGGTATTCCAACCACTGTGCCAAGCACCCCAGTAATGGCTCCTATCATCCCAATTACTTTCTGCAACATTATCATGTTTAGTTGGTTATTTGACAAAATCACATAAAACCATTAAAACCACTTCGTTAGGGTTAAACAGTCTACCAATAAAATTTTTGATTCTGAAATTTTTATCTAGAAATATGCTTTGTGACAGAATAGCATACACAACCAAATGATGCTTTAATCTCTCTGTTGCAATCGTGGAAAAGTATTTGAGatttgttgtgtttcatatttaGTTTGCATGCAGGCTCCTCGGATGCTGGGGCAagcgttataacactggtgtacTGTTGTTTTGTGACAGAATATCatacacaaacaaacaatgctTTTATCTCAGTTATGTTGCAATTGTGGAAAAGAACTAGAAAGGTTTGTGTATCATATTTAGTATGTTATCATACATAGCTCATAAACAAGGCTTAATTGGTATAGTGCTTGAATATTAGtcttataaatttttttttgtcactGACATAACATAGTGATTTAACTAGTAGTTTGCATGCAGGTTATCATACATAGTTACATAGGCAAGCCTTGATACTTAACTGGTATAGTTCTGAGATGTTagtcttaaaaaaataagttttcttCGAAATGAAACATAGTGATTTAATTGGTctatagtattttaaattataagtttttattttaaaatcaaactaCCTGTGATGCTCTATCAGTGTAAAGCAGAGGCATGATTCCAATCCAAGCATAGAATGATCCAACAACCATGGAAAACACAACAACATTCACCCAATATGTACGTTTTCTCAACAACTTCTTTAGCCCatcctaaataaaaaaattcctaaaataggatttctaaaatttttttctttacttgttcaaccattttaaaatatattatcgAATATCAGAGGCTTGTATATGtatgaacaaaatttataagttGATGCTGCTAACGTTCTTAGCCTATGGGTCCCTAGGAAAATTATACGTCTAAAATTATACGTCTgaaaataacacaaatttaaagACGTGATATTTAAACTCCAAAGCTGGCATGAGAGGTAGTTTAAGTAATAGACACTTTTGTTATACCTTCCACCACAGtaggacatttttttatttgaatatgtTAGATAAACTGTTTACCTTTGGGTaacttttcttttcttttaaaataaactaactcTGCTGGAGTGATAGACTTCACCCAGACAGAATAAACTAACTTCTTATGCCAaaccaacatttttatatattagatACCTTCTTTGAAACCGACACACCATATGAATGCTCACAATggaccatatatatattttcctgctgttttaataattactaAATAATACAGAAAGAAAGCGAGCAAAATCAATATGCAACAATGGATATCATGTACACatggataaaaaaacaacgtaTTGTTTTTccttaaatgtaaaacaaaattcacaTTGAAACAGACTGCATTACTTCAATATACATAGTTCAATTTGCGAATATTTGTGTGCAAAAATGTTAGGATTTCGACTTGATTTGGTTTTAGTTCTTTTTCTAATGGAGACATGACTACCTTGGTGGGGTTGAATAACCTGTGTGAGGTCACACTTGTTGCTGGGCATGACAAATGTGTCATAGCAAGGGCAAATAGTGTTGGGCAGTCAAAACGATATGTCTCCCAATACTGAAGTGGGTTTTTACTTCGTTTTACAGGCGGACTTAAAACGTAATTACGAATGTCAACTTTCAGTTTTTCGAGAGGTTTTTGTTCCTCTGAAGTCTCGTCATCACTATCGCTGTTGGTGGAATCAAATATGAGACTGAAGTTAAATCCTGCAGGCTCTTTCGGACGTACTTTCTCTTTTTCCAATTGTGGTGCTTCTACTGCTTGGCTTTCTTCGAACAGCTTGTTGCATCTTTGTTCCAAAAGTTTTTCAAGATAAATCTGTTCAACTTCATCCAAAGCCCATGAAGTTTTCAACCTTGGATCCAAAACTGCTGCAAGGGCACATGTGTTGTATATCCCCACTGATTGAAAATATGCAGTTTCTGGTTGAGAAACATCTGCTGTTGGTTTTTTAAACCGAAGTTCAATCTGTTCCTTCAGATCAGTAACAAATTTGCCGATACCAAATAATTCCCCATTCCCCATGTCTTCTAATAGCTTCGCAAGTTTCTTTTGTAGACCACAAGATATTGGTAGAATGTGTGAAATGTTCGCATCGCTTCCCGTCAGCTCTTTAACTGCTACTTCAAACATTTCTAAAACGACGACAACCGATTTGAGAAGTTTCCATTCCGTCGCACCTAATGTCCCACACAAACCTTCATTTAATGAAAGATGGTTGATGCCTTCTTTCTGTTCCACAACACgagttaacattttaaaagttgaacTCCACCACGTTGGATCATCGTGCACCAAGTTGTGTTTCTTCAAATTATGTTGTTCTTGATATTCTTTCAATTTCTGACAATCTTTTGGCGATTGTTGAAAATGATCGACCACAGTTCGAGCTTAGACTACAACGTCATTAACACTTTGCAGGCCTTCTTTGTAGAGAATGCAGCACGATTTGATTTTAGAGCATGTTCCATGCACTTTATGTTGTCAATTTCCCCCAATTTTAGGAGCGTTAACAATTTGCGGACTGTCATCGGAAACAATGAAGTGAAACTTTGTGTTCCAGTCTTTTTCATGCCACGCTACTTCTTGGCATATTCTGTTGTGAGTGATTGATGTATTGAATTCTTTACATGCAAGAATATAAGACACATGCTCAAGTGAGCCTCTGGACCACATAATCATATGCGCTGTTATACACAAGTACGTGTTGTTTTCTGGACTTGACCAAATGTTGAGTGTGGCCGAAACTGGCCCGGCAGCATTTTTTATAGAATGTTGCACTTTTTGCTTCACGCTGGAATAAATATCCGGTAAAATTGTTCtggttatatatttatcacTTGGCACGACATAACTAGGTTGAAGTTCGTTTAATAATCTTCTAAATCCTTCATTTTCAACCATGGATATTGGCAGAAAGTCAATCGCGATCATTTCGCAAATCAACTTAGTAATTTTGTGTGTAGCTGTGTGACTCGTATCAAAATGGCAGCGTTTTTCTGGCGTTTCTATGGTTTCTTCTGCTGTTGACGCTGTGTGAGTTATTGAATGTTTATTTGTTGGTGCTGAGAATTGTTGGAGATTGATCTTGTGAATAAACCTGACATGTTTTAGCATGGAGGTAGTGGAATAATTCGAGACGCATTTACCGCGGCTAATATGCTTGCTGCAGATAGTGCATATGCATTTTGAACTGTCGTTGCGGCTGACTTTAAAGTAATTCCATACCTCAGAATACCTTCTTGAATTCGATGATCGCTTCATGCTTTTACTGTACTTTTAATTATTGCAAAACGCCAGGAAAATAACTTTTAGCAAAACATATTCGCCTGTTTTCTTCATTCGAAAATAACATGACAGTAAGCTCTTTTCGTAACAccttaaaataactttttttgcgTTCTCTCCACTTTCTTTTACCCTTTTTCCCATCGAAACAAACGAGAGAGGTTACGGGGAGCAAGTAGCTTATAATGCACCAACATGAATCAAACTTTTAAAGCCCAAtgtgtttctatttttaccgCAATTAAAGCACGTTTGAAACACTTATTTCTGGTAACACAGCTGCATGGCATAATTCAAATGTCTTTCACAAATTCCGGCCAGCAACACATATGATATAACTACTTTATTATTGTCTTTcttaacttaaatatatacagcAAATTTGTCAACAATTTGAACCAATCTTCAACTTGGTAGCCTACATACTTCATGCCCACTAAAGGTTACCACATATGTCattttgtgggtgactgtttatagttttgttttggtacacaataaaatataaaaacaaaactgttttagaTAAGAAAGTAATGTCTCTTAATTTGATAGTTTCTGATAAGATGTCATACTCGGGCACTCAGCTACCTGTACAGTCATGATGGATCAACACATTCATAGGCATTTGAaaaatgggtgttctgtttcatacacttaacAGTTACCATGTGCGTTACTTACAGAGACAAATACGCCcacgatggtagcagcgactagccttgaactcataacCTCTAAGTTAGAGGCAGACGCGGCGGGGAATAAATTTGTGTATACCTGGTAGATTTACTCATACAATTGCCAACATGCTACTTTATATGTATGTTCATATAGAATACATTCATCTATTCACACTTACGAGGAAGTTTAATCTTTCAGCCGCTGCACTAGCACTAGGTGGGGATGGAGGTTTACTTGGGAAAAATGTCAACATCATAAAGAAAACGACAAATACAAACCCAAAGTTTATGTAGAGATAAGTTTTGATTTCCTTtctgtacaaaaaaaaacaatgtaagCTGAACAAAAACTGctgaatgtgtttttaattatagtaaataaatataattaaatttaaaactaatgacCCTTTTTGGTCACACATTTTCTAGCATTTGatcttgaatattttgttacaagaatcgttcaactttACAATCAAAGATAAGGGTCAGATTCATGGATATGTTACAGTTAATGCAAAACACTCACACCATAGCTTCAACATTACTTGTTCCATTTAAACCACTGCTGTTGTTTGGTTGTTCCACAAGATAAGGCCCCAACATGTAGCCTGTTGTACCACCTAATAAAGCAGGTATTTCAAAAgcgtatttgttttaataaggCAGTGTAGGGCTTCTGTTCTATTACTGGACCTTTCAGACCTACCTGTTTAATCAGATAGCAATTAAGCTTATTCAAATCTGGGTCTAAGGTGTCTAGCAACTGTCGTAACAGAACAGCTAACTTGGGCAGCGTTCTGGATAAAGTTAAAACTACTGTGtgaatatttgtaataaaattaagttacaatggttttgttatttaagCAATTCTAGAAGGAAAAGTGAGATTTAGTTGAGAGGTGCAGCAAAGAAAAAGGTTAAGAACCACCGTATTAAAATGTAATACACTTACCTAGATTCCCCAACATCATCATAGCACCAGTTGCGAACACTCTTTCGCTGGCAGGAAACCAAGTGTTTGAAATATAAGTGGGCGCCGATAAAACAGGACTTCCTCCTATGCCATTAAGAATTTGACCAGCATGGATAGCACTGTGGCAAATGTAGAAATGCTAAGATTAATTACAAATATAAGcacatatataataatgttttgaaaaaaagtttgaaaaactaaatgttgaaaatatatagttgggcggggtaagatggaacatgttttcactcccatttctcgtcccatttggtagtaaacaaaatatttacagaaatatatagcTGTATCAtgacaacttaaaaaaacgcgagtaattattaaaaacacaattaagaAAATGGAATTTAGGTGTTAACAggatctcatcttaccccacagtaatatatcgATAGGTAAAAAATTGGAAACATGTTAAAAGTAACATTGGTGAAGCCATGATTTAACGATTTTACTACTTGCATTGCTGCAGCATTGAGCTGGTAATGATTAACCAATGTTGCAAAATGCTGACTAATAAACAATTGTCAATGGTAAGCAGTTAAACATACAATATTAACTCCAAAAtgggaatatttttaaatcaaacaagTTTACCAATATGTAACATAATAATTGGGAAAATGCCTGCTATAAGACAATTGTCAAAAGTAAGCACTAAGCAGCTGAACATAGATTAAGTACAAAATGTGAATCTGTATCCACAATAACCATATAACAATATGAACCGCATTGGTGCCATTAAGCAATGAAAATATGGAACATATCCTTACTGTTTAAATCGTCTTACTTACTATTTAAGCTGGTCAGTAGGTAAAGGAAGACATTTTATTCCACAGCcaagaaaaacacaaaacattcctaaataaaacaaatacagaatttttaatatatagtacacTAATAgctacaatatttatttcaccAAAGCTACATAACTATATGTTGGAATGTTGTATTACATTAAAATGTGTAAGTGTAATGCCtgaaaatattagtttattaGTCATATACATgattgtctgttttttttcaacattCTTTTAAGggtattaaaatgaaatttgcTAGGCCAACATTATTGCTTGTCAAAGGCTTGTCcctttatcatttttataacCCTTTCAGCAACCACATACAATGGTACATATGGTGTAAAACTCTGATTGTTGACAACTGCATTATATCGTAGACACAAATGATATACTGGACTTATAACACTATGTTCTTCAGTGTTTTAAGCGCTTGCCCAACCgttacatttaaaatgcaacaatATGATCAAAACAACATCCTTAAATACAGGCAGCTTAATGTATGaatatttctgtttatttttttcggcagcttaatatatatatatattaagctatatatatatatatatacgtttttttatttttttaacatttgtataATTTGTATTCATAATACCCGACAGGACTGCAACACGCATTCCGTATTTAACAAGCATCCACATATTAACTGGGATAAAACACATCACCCCTATGACACCCCAATCTGCCAGCAAATCAAAGTCATCtagaatataaacaaaagaatatttatgaATAATTTTGCTGTggtataatttaatattttattggttaAGCCTGATTGTAGGTATATGTACATTTGTCTTATCAAAATGaccgttgtttttttttcatgcaagaataaatacagGTGTCATACAATTAAGTGACTTAATCTAGGTTAACTGATATAAActgttaactttttaaatatttatcgcAGGTTTTCGGCTTCTGAGATACAAACCTAGGAATTAAGtaagagtttgcccattaccccaaaaaatactgaaatagACTTAAAAAATATCTCACGTTGGGTGAAGTTCAGGCTTGCTTCAACGGATTTAACGATTGGACTCCACATTGAACTTGCCCAAGTTTGAAGCAAggaaaataaagcaaattgAAGGAGAATGTACCATCTATACCAGTACAACTTCAGTTCTACAAAAAGTTACAGAGGGGCATGAATTAGGCTGCTGAAAAAAGCAACAAGGAATTAAaatctctttaaatatttcaccTTTATAAGGTGTAGgacagtatttttaattacaactatgtaggtcactttttttgtgtatgaGTATGAATactagtttttaaattgatattatacaagttaccataaaaGCAGTTGGTGGTCTTTGAACCCATTAAAGTACTTTCTGGTTGCAAAGGCAAGTGTTCTAACCACAATGCTacatcaacaaaaatataagtGATTAGATTGCTACATTATAAAGATTAAAACCTTGAGATTTCTTGTTTATTAGAGGTTCCAAGTCAGAGTTGATCTCATTACGTTCctgttaaagtaaaacattaacaaaaataaggtATTTATTGTTACATAACTGTATTAGagtttttgaaattaaacaacaaactttaaaaataaacaacatatatcTCAAATACCCTGGTTGTTCGAAATTGCGTTTAAACATAGTATTGAACATGTAATACGTACTTGTTGGTTCTTATCCATAGTTTCTTGTTACAAGGACGCCAAAATACACACTGCGCTGCCTAAACCAAACCTCGGTAAGCAAAATTACTTTTGTAACCGGGGAATAACCTATATTAcgcaaaaattgtttttgattaGTTTGAAATTGAACCGCACATTTTAAAAGGATGCTTTCtataatacatattattttGCCGGACTAAAagtaaacacaataaaaaatatatagagtATCAGATAGACTATGTTATCACATACCTTTTCTTTGCCTAATGCAAAGTCTTCATCCGGTCCAACGGTTCTATTTATTTACAAGTtcacatttatttacaaacgGCGAACAAGAACATTAAAATCGGAAAAGAAATTCATCTTTAACGTCAGTGTTAAATGCATGTATTTATGGTCCTATCCTAGATACGGCTTGTTTAACCAATGGTTTCGAAAACATAGTTTATACTTGTTTCTGTTATTTGCTTTTGGTTGGGTGAAACAAGGTGTTTAAacgaaatatgaaatatttttaagacaCAAAACATTGtgaaacaaattacaaaagttCAAGCCACTGTtcgggtgttctgttaaaAACATCATACACAAGCATGTTGTGTATCCTTGTAGCcattaaagtttggcaatgataCAAC
It includes:
- the zf(bed)-3 gene encoding BED finger protein 3 (The RefSeq protein has 7 substitutions, 3 frameshifts compared to this genomic sequence), with amino-acid sequence MKRSSNSRRYSEVWNYFKVSRNDSSKCICTICSKHISRGKCVSNYSTTSMLKHVKFIHKINLQQFSAPTNKHSITHTASTAEETIETPEKRCHFDTSHTATHKITKLICEMIAIDFLPISMVENEGFRRLLNELQPSYVVPSDKYITRTILPDIYSSVKQKVQHSIKNAAGPVSATLNIWSSPENNTYLCITAHMIMWSRGSLEHVSYILACKEFNTSITHNRICQEVAWHEKDWNTKFHFIVSEDSPQIVNALKLGEIDNIKCMEHALNQIVLHSLQEGQQSVNDVVVKARAVVDHFQQSPKDCQKLKEYQEQHNLKKHNLVHDDPTWWSSTFKMLTRVVEQKEGINHLSLNEGLCGTLGATEWKLLKSVVVVLEMFEVAVKELTGSDANISHILPISCGLQKKLAKLLEDMGNGELFGIGKFVTDLKEQIELRFKKPTADVSQPETAYFQSMGIYNTCALAAVLDPRLKTSWALDEVEQIYLEKLLEQRCNKLFEESQAVEAPQLEKEKVRPKEPAGFNFSLIFDSTNSDSDDETLEEQKPLEKLKVDIRNYVLSPPVKRSKNPLQYWETYRFDCPTLFALAMTHLSCPATSVTSHRLFNPTKVVMSPLEKELKPNQVEILTFLHTNIRKLNYVY
- the LOC100178804 gene encoding disrupted in renal carcinoma protein 2 homolog isoform X2; the protein is MGSKTTNCFYELKLYWYRWYILLQFALFSLLQTWASSMWSPIVKSVEASLNFTQHDFDLLADWGVIGVMCFIPVNMWMLVKYGMRVAVLSGMFCVFLGCGIKCLPLPTDQLKYAIHAGQILNGIGGSPVLSAPTYISNTWFPASERVFATGAMMMLGNLGGTTGYMLGPYLVEQPNNSSGLNGTSNVEAMVKEIKTYLYINFGFVFVVFFMMLTFFPSKPPSPPSASAAAERLNFLDGLKKLLRKRTYWVNVVVFSMVVGSFYAWIGIMPLLYTDRASQKVIGMIGAITGVLGTVVGIPYSWLADRMKRYMSIMLIVTIILSFVAALYLVIMTMGWIDTSPFCFTIGGLWASVLILGTLIFAVQPIAMEIAAETAFPVSEGTSNYILMWFTMVVNVIFFSSLNLVSDQKVSLYMLLGFIGAALPLLYFTIPHSTPRLELDENNAST
- the LOC100178804 gene encoding disrupted in renal carcinoma protein 2 homolog isoform X1 encodes the protein MDKNQQERNEINSDLEPLINKKSQELKLYWYRWYILLQFALFSLLQTWASSMWSPIVKSVEASLNFTQHDFDLLADWGVIGVMCFIPVNMWMLVKYGMRVAVLSGMFCVFLGCGIKCLPLPTDQLKYAIHAGQILNGIGGSPVLSAPTYISNTWFPASERVFATGAMMMLGNLGGTTGYMLGPYLVEQPNNSSGLNGTSNVEAMVKEIKTYLYINFGFVFVVFFMMLTFFPSKPPSPPSASAAAERLNFLDGLKKLLRKRTYWVNVVVFSMVVGSFYAWIGIMPLLYTDRASQKVIGMIGAITGVLGTVVGIPYSWLADRMKRYMSIMLIVTIILSFVAALYLVIMTMGWIDTSPFCFTIGGLWASVLILGTLIFAVQPIAMEIAAETAFPVSEGTSNYILMWFTMVVNVIFFSSLNLVSDQKVSLYMLLGFIGAALPLLYFTIPHSTPRLELDENNAST